The sequence below is a genomic window from bacterium.
TACTTTGCGAAATAAGAAATTTCGAGCGATCGTAGAGTCACCGCGATAATGTCTTTCATCTTGATGATCTCCAGAATCATTTTCCAGGAATCCTCACTCTCCTCATCCTTTCCGCCCAGAAGCTTTAGCGACTGCAGGTAGTCTTCCGCAGGACGTGAGGAAACATTAAAGCCGCGCTCCGAGAGTTTACGAAAAATGCTTTGCGACCGCACCATCGCATACTGAAGGTAAGGGCCTGTCTCTCCTTCAAAGTTGAGCGCTTCATCCATATCAAACGTGATGAGTGTATTTCGCGTGTACCGGAGCATGAAGTAGCGAAGCGCTCCGGCGGCGATGATTTTTGCCAGCGAACTTTTTTCTTCCTCAGGTAGCTCAGGATAAAGCGGTAAGATCCTTTCGAGCGCGCGCGCCTCCAGACGATCCAGCAGATCATCGGCTTTGACTCCGAGGCCTTTGCGTCCTGACATTTCCACGAATGCTTTCTGTTGTTCTTCTGCGGAAAGCGTAAAGCCAAGTTCGGCTGCTGTTTTTGGCGAAAGCGTCACCATTTCGTACGAAAAATGAATCGAACGGCTTGCCTGTTCCAGATATCCGAGTAACTGCAATCCCTGCGCGACAACTTTTTGCAAATAGGACTGGCGCTGGTCGATTACATTGTAAACTGTGTCGGCTCCTCCAAAAGATGGCGCGCCCGGATCGCCATCTGAAGTGCTGGTGGTCCAGATTACGGAACCATCCGGATTCCTGTCAAAAATTTTGTATTGAAAATCCAAACCGAGCAGACCGAACTTCCAGAGCTGATACGCGATGTCTTTCCCGACATAAGTAACCGTGCCGTTGGATCGCACAATGATTTTGTCGGGATTTTGCATGTCATCGAACGTTTCACTGCCTGATAAACTCATGATCCAGCAGCCTTTGTTTTTCCCTTCCTCCACTTTTACAATGGCGCCCTTTTCCTTCAAAAGCTCAAAGGTCTTCTGCCAGAAATGGAGTCCGATGATGTCACTTTCGTGCGGGAGGAGCTGATAAGTAATTCCAAGACGGAACATCGTTTGAAGATGCGAAAGGATGATGCGTCTTGCAATCTCCTGTGACAAACTGAATGTAGGCTCTTGCCGTTCTTCCATTGCTTTCAAGGTATTCTCACGAAAGACCCGGTTCTCCGGTGACTCTTCAATCCAGTGATGCGTCTCGGCGTATAAATCCCAGAAGTAGTAATCAATCTTTTCTTTGATCTGGGGGAGATCGTTGATCGACAAATCCTTGCGTTGAAATCCCAGAACCACATCGGCCAGCTGCACTCCGGTATCGTCAATGTAATTCTGCACTTCCACTTTCCTTCCGTAGAATTCAAGTAGCCGAACAAGAACATCTCCCAGACACGCATTTCTCAGATGTCCCACATGAGCAGCTTTATTGGGATTGATGTTGGTGTGTTCCACAATCACTTTTCCGGGCAACAACGGCTCAGCTACCGGCCGGTTTTGATACAACTCCTGCGCAACGACCGTGCGGTCTAACCGGAAA
It includes:
- a CDS encoding arginine--tRNA ligase — protein: MIRAIQKKIETSLRDALRKLYQLEDPAIPESAYPDASMGDLSNTIALKLAKTLRKNPKVIAEEIASALPQIPEIEKVEVAGNGYLNFRLDRTVVAQELYQNRPVAEPLLPGKVIVEHTNINPNKAAHVGHLRNACLGDVLVRLLEFYGRKVEVQNYIDDTGVQLADVVLGFQRKDLSINDLPQIKEKIDYYFWDLYAETHHWIEESPENRVFRENTLKAMEERQEPTFSLSQEIARRIILSHLQTMFRLGITYQLLPHESDIIGLHFWQKTFELLKEKGAIVKVEEGKNKGCWIMSLSGSETFDDMQNPDKIIVRSNGTVTYVGKDIAYQLWKFGLLGLDFQYKIFDRNPDGSVIWTTSTSDGDPGAPSFGGADTVYNVIDQRQSYLQKVVAQGLQLLGYLEQASRSIHFSYEMVTLSPKTAAELGFTLSAEEQQKAFVEMSGRKGLGVKADDLLDRLEARALERILPLYPELPEEEKSSLAKIIAAGALRYFMLRYTRNTLITFDMDEALNFEGETGPYLQYAMVRSQSIFRKLSERGFNVSSRPAEDYLQSLKLLGGKDEESEDSWKMILEIIKMKDIIAVTLRSLEISYFAKYVFQLAQAFNNYYHKYSILHEPDEHKKLLRIAVVDLFRSAMEINLRLLGIPVPARM